In bacterium, the DNA window CTTGGACTCACCGAATCCTTTTCCATTCTGATCGGCCGGATCATCGGGTCCGGCATTTTCCGCACGCCCGGTCCCATCATGCTGCTGGTGGGATCGATCAGCACATTTTACGGCATCTGGATTCTCGGCGGTGCAGCGACCCTGCTCGGCGCTTTTTGCTACGCAGAGATGGCCGCCATGCTGCCCAGGTCCGGCGGCCCTTACGCCTTTCTGCGTGTGGCGTATGGCCCCATGTGGGCGTTTCTGCGCGGCTGGGCCATGTTTTTTGTCTCCGAGACCGCGGCCATCGCAGCGGTCTCCATGGTGTTTGCCGAATACGCCAGTTCATTGAACAAGATCGCCTTGGGCGTGGCTTTTCCGCGTTCCGTTGAAGTGCTGGTTGCGCTGGTCGTGATCTGGCTGCTGACTCTGGTCAATTGCTTTGGCGTGGGTCTGGGCGGCAAAGTGCAGAATGTTCTCAGCCTCGCCAAACTGATCGCCCTGGGAGGCGTCATCGGCGTCAGCTTTAGCCACAGCGGAAATTGGCAGCATTTCGCTCAACCGTTCTGGCCGGAGCAGTTCAACTGGACTACGTTTCTGGCCATGGGTGCGGCGATGCGCTACGCCTTTTTTGCCTTCAGCGGATGGGAGGGCGCCACCTATGTAGCCGAAGAGGTGCGCAATCCGCGCAAGAATTTGCCGCTTTCTCTGATCTTGGGCATCAGCGGTGTGCTGTTGATCTATCTGGCGGTCAACACCGCTTATCTCTATCAAATCCCGGTTTCCCTCATGCAAAATTCCAAATGGGTGGCGGTGGATGCCATGGAGACGGCCATCGGTGGATTGGGCGGCGCCCTGGTGTCTATGGCGGTTATGCTCAACACCTTCGGCAGCGTCAGCTCTCAGGTGCTGGTCAAAGCGCGCGGTGTTTTTGCCATGGCGCGCGACGGGCTTTTTTTTCCCCAGCTGGGCCGCATTCATCCCCGTTATAAATCCCCCAACAACGCGCTGTTGGTTCAAGCGTTCTGGGCTTCGCTCCTGTTGCTGGCTGCTTCCTTCGCCGGCCGGGTGTATGAAACCATTATTGATTTCTTTTCTTTTACCTCCGCCATTTTCAACATATCCACCTTTGTAGCGGTTTGGATTTTCCGCCGGAAATTTAAAAACGTCGTACGCCCCTATCGCGCCTGGGGTTATCCGATTTCTTTGTTGATCGTTTTATCCATTCAACTTTGGCTGCTGGTGACCACGTTGATCACGGCGTTCATCCCGTCCCTGTGTGGATTGGCATTGACCCTCACCGGGCTGTTGTATTACTACCGCGATCGCCTGTTTCACCGGCTAAAACTCAAGGAGTAACACGATGAAAAAAATCAAAGGCCTTCGGCAGAGCGTTATCCTGATGTCGCTGCTCCTCACCTCTTGGAGCTTGGGACAAAGCCGCGGCGATTACGTCAGGATTTTAATGGCGCCGCAACACAGCGATTG includes these proteins:
- a CDS encoding amino acid permease — encoded protein: MPSESSVPEELFSEKTELDRKLGLTESFSILIGRIIGSGIFRTPGPIMLLVGSISTFYGIWILGGAATLLGAFCYAEMAAMLPRSGGPYAFLRVAYGPMWAFLRGWAMFFVSETAAIAAVSMVFAEYASSLNKIALGVAFPRSVEVLVALVVIWLLTLVNCFGVGLGGKVQNVLSLAKLIALGGVIGVSFSHSGNWQHFAQPFWPEQFNWTTFLAMGAAMRYAFFAFSGWEGATYVAEEVRNPRKNLPLSLILGISGVLLIYLAVNTAYLYQIPVSLMQNSKWVAVDAMETAIGGLGGALVSMAVMLNTFGSVSSQVLVKARGVFAMARDGLFFPQLGRIHPRYKSPNNALLVQAFWASLLLLAASFAGRVYETIIDFFSFTSAIFNISTFVAVWIFRRKFKNVVRPYRAWGYPISLLIVLSIQLWLLVTTLITAFIPSLCGLALTLTGLLYYYRDRLFHRLKLKE